Proteins encoded together in one bacterium window:
- a CDS encoding 2-oxoglutarate dehydrogenase E1 component, with the protein MSAVRQKGRPEKASGEGGGEKPAPGSFGVNAGIVAEIRERYTLDPGSVDASWAELFGDVKSPRQPAAATKPAPAPAVVSKTEADSRAALSPPIASPQVAEKHARVLRLIHAYRARGHRIADSNPLADSRSEFPELDPAHYGLGDDDRDQSFFAGDLPGGPIQTLGQILDRLRSTYCRKIGVEFTHIQDPGRRQWLFQQMEEHENDTTQLPEERLRILEKICAAELFERFLHTKFLGQKRFSLEGAEALIPLLDTIVEEAPARGARELVLGMSHRGRLNVLSNILGKSLEAMFSEFEDVAEHDSPFGSGDVKYHRGFSSDRRTRSGERVHLSLTANPSHLEAVDPVVEGRTRAKQIRSGDEKGEQTVPVLLHGDAAFAGQGMVAETLNLSHLDGYSVGGTIHVIVNNQIGFTTTPNEARSTLYATDVAKMIQIPIFHVNGDDPEAVVYVTKLAFAYRQRFGDDVVIDLICYRRHGHNEADEPSFTNPLLYAKIRAKDSLRALYTEQLVRGGTLSQADVERIEEDLGDQLQQALQVIKTKPPGPDEPYEPRGPWQGFERTDSRDECETSVPVERLAQIAEGLASVPAEFEVHKKLNAMLDKRRKVIAEDSPIDWATGEALAFGSLLVEGTPVRLSGQDCSRGTFSHRHAVLVHQQTGNEYAPLDHLSETQARFEVFDSHLSEAAVLGFEYGYSLADPTTLTLWEAQFGDFANGAQVIIDQFITCAHVKWQRMSGLVMLLPHGYEGQGPEHSSARIERFLQLCAEDNYQVVNCTTPAQYFHVLRRQMRRAYRAPLVVFTPKSLLRAPRATSHVADFVNRGFQPVIDDSSILDPSLVRRVLFCSGKVYYDLLAHREKRDGVAAGDAAGDVAIVRLEELYPWPEARIQQIMERYAEAEGVFWVQEEPANMGPWTFVRERLQGQLLTLAKLGYAGRVDHASPATGSGRIHRAEQAALLEVAFKGV; encoded by the coding sequence GTGAGCGCCGTCCGCCAGAAAGGCCGCCCAGAGAAGGCGTCGGGCGAGGGAGGCGGCGAAAAGCCGGCCCCCGGTAGTTTCGGTGTCAACGCAGGCATCGTCGCGGAGATTCGCGAGCGGTACACCCTCGATCCGGGTTCGGTCGATGCGAGTTGGGCCGAACTCTTCGGAGACGTCAAGAGCCCTCGCCAGCCGGCAGCCGCCACGAAACCTGCGCCGGCCCCCGCCGTGGTTTCCAAGACGGAAGCCGATTCGAGGGCAGCGCTTTCCCCTCCCATTGCGAGCCCGCAGGTTGCCGAGAAGCACGCCCGCGTGCTGCGTCTGATTCACGCCTATCGTGCCCGCGGCCACCGGATTGCGGATTCGAACCCGTTGGCAGATTCGCGTAGCGAGTTCCCGGAACTCGATCCCGCCCACTACGGTCTCGGCGATGACGACCGGGATCAATCGTTCTTCGCGGGCGATCTGCCGGGTGGCCCGATCCAGACTCTTGGGCAGATTCTCGACCGTCTGCGCTCGACCTATTGCCGCAAGATCGGTGTCGAGTTCACGCACATCCAGGATCCGGGCCGTCGTCAGTGGCTCTTTCAGCAGATGGAAGAGCATGAGAACGACACCACCCAGCTTCCCGAAGAGCGTCTGCGCATCCTCGAGAAGATCTGTGCGGCGGAGCTCTTCGAGCGCTTCCTCCACACCAAGTTCCTCGGCCAGAAGCGTTTCTCGCTCGAAGGGGCCGAAGCGCTGATCCCGCTGCTCGATACGATCGTCGAGGAGGCGCCCGCTCGCGGCGCTCGCGAGCTGGTGCTGGGGATGTCCCACCGTGGCCGGTTGAATGTGCTTTCCAATATCCTCGGCAAGAGTCTCGAGGCCATGTTCTCCGAGTTCGAGGATGTGGCGGAGCACGATTCGCCGTTCGGTTCCGGCGACGTCAAGTACCACAGAGGCTTTTCGAGCGATCGCCGCACCCGCTCGGGTGAACGCGTTCACCTGAGCCTGACCGCGAATCCTTCGCACCTCGAAGCCGTGGATCCGGTTGTCGAAGGTCGGACCCGGGCGAAGCAGATCCGAAGCGGCGATGAGAAGGGTGAGCAAACCGTACCGGTTCTCCTGCACGGCGATGCCGCTTTCGCTGGGCAAGGGATGGTGGCGGAAACCCTGAACCTCTCCCATCTGGACGGCTACTCGGTGGGTGGGACGATTCACGTGATCGTGAACAACCAGATCGGTTTTACGACCACACCGAACGAAGCCCGCTCGACGCTGTACGCGACGGATGTCGCGAAGATGATCCAGATCCCGATCTTCCACGTGAACGGTGACGATCCAGAGGCCGTGGTGTATGTCACGAAGCTGGCCTTCGCCTATCGTCAGCGCTTCGGTGACGACGTGGTCATCGACCTGATCTGCTACCGCCGCCACGGCCACAACGAAGCAGACGAGCCGAGTTTCACGAATCCGCTTCTCTACGCGAAGATCCGCGCGAAGGATTCCCTGCGCGCGCTCTACACCGAGCAACTGGTTCGCGGCGGAACGCTCTCCCAGGCCGATGTGGAACGCATCGAAGAGGATCTGGGCGACCAGTTGCAGCAGGCGCTTCAAGTCATCAAGACCAAGCCGCCCGGGCCTGACGAGCCCTACGAGCCTCGCGGGCCGTGGCAGGGTTTCGAGCGCACGGATTCCCGCGACGAATGCGAGACGTCGGTTCCGGTCGAGCGCCTTGCACAGATCGCCGAAGGCCTGGCAAGCGTTCCTGCTGAGTTCGAAGTGCATAAGAAGCTCAACGCGATGCTCGACAAGCGCCGCAAGGTGATCGCCGAGGATTCACCGATCGATTGGGCCACCGGCGAGGCGCTCGCCTTCGGCAGCCTGCTCGTCGAAGGCACGCCGGTTCGTCTCTCGGGGCAGGATTGCTCGCGGGGGACGTTCAGCCACCGACATGCCGTGCTGGTTCATCAGCAAACGGGAAACGAGTACGCACCCCTCGATCATCTCTCCGAGACCCAGGCCCGCTTCGAGGTCTTCGATAGCCACCTTTCCGAGGCTGCGGTGCTGGGCTTCGAGTACGGCTACAGCCTGGCCGATCCAACGACGCTTACGCTCTGGGAGGCCCAGTTCGGCGATTTCGCGAATGGCGCCCAGGTGATCATCGACCAGTTCATCACTTGCGCTCACGTCAAATGGCAACGCATGAGTGGGCTCGTGATGCTGCTGCCCCACGGCTACGAGGGGCAGGGGCCGGAGCATTCCAGTGCTCGGATCGAGCGCTTCTTGCAGCTCTGTGCCGAAGACAACTACCAGGTCGTCAACTGCACCACGCCTGCGCAGTATTTCCACGTGCTGCGTCGGCAGATGCGGCGGGCCTATCGCGCACCGCTCGTGGTCTTCACTCCGAAAAGCCTGCTTCGCGCTCCTCGAGCGACCTCTCACGTGGCGGATTTCGTGAACCGCGGTTTCCAGCCGGTGATCGACGATTCGAGCATCCTGGATCCCTCGTTGGTGCGTCGCGTGCTCTTCTGCAGCGGCAAGGTCTACTACGACCTTCTGGCCCATCGCGAGAAACGTGACGGCGTGGCCGCGGGGGACGCGGCCGGCGACGTGGCGATCGTTCGACTGGAAGAGCTCTACCCTTGGCCCGAAGCGCGGATCCAGCAGATCATGGAGCGCTACGCCGAGGCCGAAGGTGTGTTCTGGGTCCAGGAGGAGCCGGCCAACATGGGGCCGTGGAC
- a CDS encoding alpha/beta hydrolase: MQIAASLLAQAERRSIVLPDRGAEIALLDWGGEGPIALLHHANGFCKGTWARVAEGLRADYRVVAMDARGHGDSPQPAGDPADVYAWDEFAFDLIAVAEQLLAESGDRQIAVGVGHSFGGTSMLGAASRRPGLFGRLVLVDPVTPPPPDQEPPERPVHVDNLVEGALKRRADWPSAEEAREWWAERDFFAAWQPEALDLYTLDGLHKRADGNVELKCSPEVEAAVFNQSRGLDVRVLARRTQTPVLWLWARGGNFPLPFHQALVAMMPAAHLEEVDAGHLVPMERPELIVEAVRGFVADQEVS, from the coding sequence ATGCAGATCGCAGCCTCTCTTCTTGCCCAGGCCGAGCGTCGCAGCATCGTTCTGCCCGATCGGGGTGCCGAGATCGCGCTGCTGGATTGGGGCGGGGAGGGCCCGATCGCCCTTCTGCACCATGCCAACGGCTTCTGCAAGGGCACATGGGCGAGGGTCGCGGAAGGCTTGCGTGCGGACTACCGGGTGGTTGCCATGGATGCCCGCGGGCACGGCGATTCTCCGCAGCCGGCGGGAGATCCGGCGGACGTCTACGCCTGGGACGAGTTCGCTTTCGACCTGATCGCGGTGGCCGAGCAACTGCTCGCTGAATCGGGAGATCGCCAGATCGCCGTCGGGGTTGGTCATTCCTTCGGTGGGACTTCGATGCTCGGGGCTGCCTCCCGCAGGCCGGGTCTCTTCGGCAGGCTCGTGCTCGTCGATCCCGTGACCCCGCCACCGCCGGACCAGGAACCTCCGGAGCGTCCGGTTCACGTGGACAACCTGGTCGAGGGTGCGCTGAAGCGGCGGGCAGATTGGCCAAGCGCCGAGGAAGCCCGGGAGTGGTGGGCGGAACGGGATTTCTTTGCCGCCTGGCAACCCGAAGCCCTCGACCTCTACACGCTGGATGGCTTGCACAAGCGCGCTGATGGCAATGTGGAGCTCAAGTGTTCCCCGGAGGTCGAGGCGGCGGTGTTCAACCAGAGCCGCGGGCTCGATGTGCGGGTGTTGGCGCGGCGTACCCAGACGCCGGTTCTGTGGCTGTGGGCCAGGGGCGGCAATTTCCCGCTGCCCTTTCACCAGGCACTGGTCGCGATGATGCCGGCGGCGCACCTCGAGGAGGTCGACGCCGGGCATCTGGTGCCGATGGAGCGCCCGGAACTGATCGTGGAGGCCGTGCGCGGCTTCGTTGCGGACCAGGAAGTCTCATGA